One genomic window of Fusarium verticillioides 7600 chromosome 2, whole genome shotgun sequence includes the following:
- a CDS encoding protein STU1: protein MADTKLTDQQVADLNTILRGDGSLDSKVQYVTIIKSGIKQHNVPESSVAQLFDGLRAATTSQHAALVNAGFTALNHLLTRLSRQDPKLLSKEAARTLPIVVEKLGDHKDKFRSLASHSLVTLYAVAPADVERFVRNSAMNGKNPRAKETSMSWLLQMHKENGLPFRGYVPVLMELLEDADGMVRDAAKNTVIELFRSAPNAAKSDLKRQLKNFKVRPAIEQAIVKELAPTSISRPETPAAEPAAPAPRPALSASTSSVAPAERPITPGIETKPETLEPLYVNTNRELDDIFKEMAWFFEGKESEQNWLKRENSVNKLRRLNVGNVPSDFPDTFLVGVKSMLDGIIKAITSLRTSLCKEGCALIQEMANTFGPAMDPMVELLMQCFVKLAAGTKKISSGLANVTVDIILSKVSYTPRLMQHIWMACQDKNVAPRTYATEWLKTILKKEAQHKHHIEHTGGVELIEKCIKKGLTDANPAVREKMRSTYWAFWGIWPAKADAIMADLDGTAQKLLNKDPSNPHSPKKGETAARPGLGLSKSTMGTSKPSIREAMMAQRKANAAKNLPARPGSAMAHLSPVKTTTSTASTAASKPSGTRTRPETGGMSGAPMRPARRRPEMAARPATAGPYSVRDMDGGSPESIRSKTPKPRETTPKRTAPRPRPGHASHASESSLASPTSVRSGTKPAASPRTSPTKLKQSQSVMLPMSSPSRANEDFTLVVPNMANLRAIQKPAPEQHQRAPQANQEVLSELTTPVLEESPNIVPEALKEAAPISEPETVPEPTVAAEAQAPAQPMEEVAEPPVAVSEPVVEPTPQPSETVQAETVSEAPGSTLQVYEDPFTDEQPSPKPTFNVPVLEDKPVNADAANLPNARAQSPVTQDVESSERTKQSSRLLESGITRVKAKTLDVHGFRKLQSLLRDTKGIFTDDKFEALLIGLFQYLEDPLSGVSAEKAQDVKAQILATIRLLLRKERDNFQPHVSRGLESLLETRSAYDIRAHIVSGVEVLADELVTIGDGSEIVVVLTKRLQNIDSSTPEGSRMLSTGMHVLRSLLDKRPNFIPTDTELGQLASLTARCLVSTDSGVRMDAVQLCVALHSRVGEQVFWNALKDVQDDPKSLITYYIVKRQREQTPTIAA, encoded by the exons ATGGCCGACACAAAACTTACCGACCAGCAGGTCGCtgacctcaacaccatcctgCGCGGCGACGGAAGTCTTGACTCCAAGGTCCAATATGTCACAATCATCAAATCGGGTATCAAACAACACAATGTCCCCGAATCCAGTGTCGCTCAGCTTTTCGACGGTTTACGCGCAGCTACTACCTCGCAGCATGCCGCTCTGGTAAACGCTGGTTTCACTGCCCTGAATCATCTCCTCACGCGCCTCTCTCGACAAGACCCCAAGCTCCTATCTAAAGAAGCCGCGCGAACTTTACCAATTGTCgtcgagaagctcggcgaTCATAAAGACAAGTTTCGTTCCCTCGCTTCGCACTCACTCGTCACTCTATACGCCGTTGCGCCAGCAGATGTCGAACGTTTTGTTCGAAACTCAGCCATGAACGGAAAGAACCCCAGAGCAAAAGAAACTTCAATGAGCTGGCTACTGCAG ATGCACAAGGAGAATGGCCTGCCTTTCCGAGGTTACGTCCCTGTACTCATGGAACTTCTCGAGGACGCCGATGGCATGGTACGAGATGCGGCCAAGAACACAGTCATTGAACTTTTCCGATCTGCGCCAAATGCTGCCAAATCCGATCTCAAGCGACAACTCAAGAACTTCAAGGTACGACCGGCAATTGAGCAAGCTATTGTCAAGGAGCTCGCCCCGACATCTATTAGTCGCCCCGAGACTCCCGCCGCCGAACCAGCCGCTCCAGCACCTCGTCCAGCCCTTTCAGCCAGTACTTCATCAGTAGCACCAGCCGAGCGTCCCATCACTCCTGGAATCGAGACCAAGCCGGAAACTCTCGAGCCACTGTACGTCAACACAAACCGCGAGCTGGACGACATTTTTAAGGAAATGGCGTGGTTTTTCGAGGGTAAAGAGTCGGAACAGAATTGGCTGAAGCGAGAAAACTCTGTCAATAAGCTGCGGCGACTCAACGTGGGCAATGTTCCGTCTGATTTCCCAGATACCTTCCTTGTCGGGGTTAAGAGCATGTTGGatggtatcatcaaggcAATTACCTCTCTGAGAACCAGTCTCTGCAAGGAGGGTTGTGCTCTTATCCAGGAGATGGCTAATACGTTTGGTCCTGCAATGGACCCCATGGTTGAACTGCTGATGCAATGTTTTGTCAAACTCGCTGCAggcaccaagaagatcagcTCTGGACTTGCCAATGTGACGGTCGACATAATTCTGAGCAAGGTTTCGTACACTCCACGCTTGATGCAGCACATCTGGATGGCTTGCCAGGACAAGAACGTTGCACCGAGAACTTATGCTACAGAATGGCTCAAGACCATTCTGAAGAAAGAGGCCCAGCACAAGCATCATATTGAGCACACAGGTGGTGTGGAGTTGATTGAGAAATGCATCAAGAAGGGCCTGACTGATGCTAACCCTGCTGTGAGAGAGAAAATGCGATCTACGTATTGGGCCTTCTGGGGAATCTGGCCTGCGAAAGCAGATGC CATCATGGCCGATCTGGACGGCACCgcccagaagctcttgaacaAGGACCCTAGCAATCCTCATTCCCCTAAGAAGGGAGAGACGGCTGCGCGACCTGGATTGGGATTATCCAAGAGCACAATGGgcacaagcaagccaagTATTCGAGAGGCTATGATGGCTCAACGAAAGGCAAACGCAGCGAAGAATCTGCCAGCTCGACCAGGCTCAGCTATGGCTCACCTTTCACCCGTGAAAACAACCACTTCCAccgcatcaacagcagcaagcaagcCATCAGGAACCCGAACTCGTCCAGAAACTGGTGGCATGTCAGGTGCTCCGATGCGGCCAGCAAGGAGACGACCAGAGATGGCAGCGCGTCCTGCGACGGCGGGCCCCTACTCAGTGCGTGACATGGATGGTGGAAGTCCTGAAAGTATCAGGTCAAAGACACCCAAGCCCCGAGAGACCACGCCTAAGAGAACTGCTCCTCGACCACGACCTGGGCATGCTTCACATGCTAGTGAATCCAGTCTTGCGTCACCTACGTCGGTGAGGTCAGGCACCAAGCCCGCGGCTTCACCTCGCACAAGTCCTACAAAGTTGAAGCAATCACAATCTGTCATGCTGCCTATGAGCAGCCCCTCCCGAGCAAATGAGGACTTTACTCTCGTTGTTCCAAATATGGCTAATTTGAGGGCCATCCAGAAGCCTGCACCAGAGCAGCACCAGAGGGCTCCTCAGGCCAACCAAGAGGTTCTCTCTGAATTAACCACTCCTGTGCTTGAGGAATCACCAAATATTGTCCCAGAGGCTCTTAAAGAGGCTGCTCCAatctcagagccagagacCGTCCCTGAACCCACGGTTGCGGCTGAGGCCCAGGCCCCCGCTCAACCTatggaggaggttgctgagcCTCCCGTGGCCGTCTCGGAGCCCGTGGTTGAACCTACGCCCCAGCCGTCAGAAACCGTGCAGGCCGAAACTGTTTCAGAAGCGCCCGGTTCGACACTGCAAGTGTATGAAGACCCTTTCACTGATGAGCAGCCTTCTCCAAAGCCGACCTTTAACGTTCCTGTGCTTGAAGACAAGCCCGTCAACGCTGATGCCGCCAACCTGCCCAATGCCCGTGCTCAATCCCCCGTGACACAAGACGTAGAATCCTCtgagagaacaaagcagAGCTCACGACTGCTTGAAAGCGGTATCACCAGAGTCAAGGCAAAGACTCTTGATGTTCATGGATTCCGAAAGTTGCAGTCTCTTTTGCGTGATACCAAGGGCATCTTCACTGATGATAAGTTTGAGGCTCTGTTGATTGGACTATTCCAATACTTGGAGGATCCTCTGTCTGGAGTGAGTGCTGAAAAGGCTCAGGATGTCAAAGCCCAAATCCTTGCTACAATCAGGCTACTCCTCCGAAAGGAACGTGACAACTTCCAGCCTCATGTGTCCAGGGGTCTTGAATCACTTCTTGAGACACGCAGTGCTTATGATATCCGTGCTCATATTGTCAGTGGCGTTGaggtcttggctgatgaacTCGTCACTATTGGCGATGGCTCTGAGATTGTTGTCGTCCTAACAAAGCGTCTTCAAAATATTGACAGCTCGACTCCCGAGGGAAGCCGTATGCTGAGCACCGGAATGCACGTGTTGCGAAGCCTGCTTGACAAGAGACCCAACTTCATTCCTACTGATACTGAACTTGGTCAACTGGCCAGTCTTACCGCTCGATGCCTTGTTTCTACAGACTCTGGTGTCCGTATGGACGCCGTTCAGCTTTGCGTTGCTCTTCATTCAAGGGTAGGCGAGCAGGTCTTTTGGAATGCCCTGAAGGATGTTCAGGATGACCCCAAGAGTTTGATCACCTACTACATTGTCAAGAGACAGCGGGAGCAGACTCCTACAATTGCGGCCTAA